The Salvelinus namaycush isolate Seneca chromosome 16, SaNama_1.0, whole genome shotgun sequence genome has a segment encoding these proteins:
- the LOC120060693 gene encoding 5'-nucleotidase domain-containing protein 2-like, whose amino-acid sequence MACKKVGTTLGRALWQNGSRTPPLSRSSKIINFSTSRELKSGENKCKDQSCESNCRSAAMPLPAACSSTPAAQRHQVGGKKVPEEPLTVSGRSYSSTAPKADHRTYLWARYNEMKRLVHDLIPPSVCNLLNSSTIYANNEVSLAEVDIYGFDYDYTLALYSDALNTMIYNTARDLLIEHFKYPEGIRKYDYIPNFAARGLHYDIQKGLLMKIDAFHYIQLGTVYRGLNPVPDEEVLRLYGGTHHVPLHQVSGFYGKGPKVKQFMDIFSIPEMTLLAVANDFFISNDIEYDPEHLYKDVSEAIGMVHIKGYMYKWIMQDLEKYILGGDETYAVLHRLVSHGKKLFLITNSPFSFVDKGMRYMVGKDWRDFFDVVIVQADKPHFFNDCVKPFRRLDGNGDLQWDKINSLDKGQIYKQGNLYDFLRLTGWRGSSVLYFGDHLYSDLADLMLRHGWRTGAIVPELDLETKVVNTEQYAQSLTWLQALTGLLERMQMHRDSQSREVLQDWLKEREELRLRTKNLFNPQFGSIFRTCHNPTYFSRRLCRFSDVYMASISCLLNYDLSYTFYPRRTPLQHEAPLWMDQLCTGCMKTPFLEEMAHIR is encoded by the exons ATGGCCTGCAAAAAAGTGGGTACTACACTGGGCCGTGCATTATGGCAAAACGGTAGCAGGACACCACCTCTTTCAAGATCTTCGAAAATTATAAACTTTTCAACAAGCAGGGAATTGAAAAGTGGAGAGAATAAATGTAAAGATCAAAGCTGTGAATCAAATTGCAGGTCGGCGGCGATGCCTTTACCTGCCGCTTGCTCCTCTACACCTGCCGCTCAAAGACATCAGGTTGGGGGCAAGAAGGTTCCCGAGGAGCCGTTGACAGTGTCTGGACGATCTTACTCCTCCACCGCCCCAAAAGCAGATCATAGGACGTATTTATGGGCACGTTATAATGAGATGAAACGGCTTGTGCACG ACCTGATCCCACCAAGTGTGTGTAACCTGCTCAACTCCTCCACTATCTACGCCAACAACGAGGTCAGCCTAGCGGAGGTAGACATCTATGGGTTTGACTATGACTACACCCTGGCCCTCTACTCCGATGCCCTCAACACTATGATCTACAACACTGCCCGAGACCTCCTCATCGAGCACTTCAAG TACCCTGAAGGTATCCGCAAATATGACTACATCCCCAACTTTGCTGCACGGGGTCTTCACTATGATATTCAAAAG GGCCTCCTGATGAAGATAGATGCTTTCCATTACATTCAGCTGGGGACTGTGTATCG GGGGCTGAACCCAGTTCCAGATGAGGAggtcctgaggctctatgggggGACGCACCATGTCCCCCTGCACCAGGTCAGCGGCTTCTATGGAAAG GGACCCAAGGTTAAGCAGTTCATGGACATCTTCTCCATCCCAGAGATGACCCTCCTGGCTGTGGCCAATGATTTCTTCATCTCCAACGACATCGAGTACGATCCCGAGCACCTCTACAAAGACGTTTCA GAAGCCATTGGAATGGTTCACATCAAAGGCTACATGTACAAATGGATCATGCAAGATCTGG AGAAGTACATTTTGGGAGGGGATGAGACTTATGCTGTTCTGCATCGCCTGGTCAGCCACGGGAAGAAACTGTTCCTCATCACCAACAGCCCCTTCAGCTTTGT GGATAAAGGCATGAGGTACATGGTTGGGAAGGACTGGAGGGACTTCTTTGACGTGGTCATCGTTCAGGCAGACAAACCACACTTCTTCAATGACTGTGTCAA ACCATTTAGACGCCTGGATGGAAATGGTGACCTCCAGTGGGACAAAATAAACAGTCTGGACAAAGGACAGATCTACAAACAA GGAAACCTGTACGACTTCCTGAGGCTGACAGGCTGGAGAGGGTCCAGTGTGCTATACTTTGGAGACCATCTCTACAGTGACTTGGCT GATCTGATGCTGCGTCATGGGTGGCGTACAGGAGCCATAGTGCCTGAGCTGGATCTGGAGACCAAGGTGGTGAACACAGAACAATATGCTCAGAGCCTCACATGGCTTCAGGCCCTCACAGGCCTGCTGGAACGCATGCAG ATGCATCGGGATTCACAGTCTAGGGAGGTTCTGCAGGATtggctgaaggagagagaggagctcag ACTAAGAACAAAGAACCTATTCAACCCCCAGTTCGGCAGTATCTTCCGCACCTGTCACAACCCCACCTACTTCTCCCGCCGCCTGTGTCGCTTCTCAGACGTCTACATGGCCTCAATCAGCTGTCTGCTGAACTACGACCTCTCCTACACCTTCTACCCCCGACGCACCCCTCTGCAGCACGAGGCGCCCCTGTGGATGGACCAGCTCTGCACTGGCTGCATGAAGACCCCCTTCCTAGAGGAGATGGCCCACATCCGCTGA